Proteins encoded together in one Micromonospora auratinigra window:
- a CDS encoding helix-turn-helix transcriptional regulator, whose translation MATMATTAGENGSARNWTFLTNHGHVLLAIARNPTARLRDVADEVGVTERAAQAIVADLEAGGYLRRTRVGRRNEYTVNPSGHFRHPAEADQQVGALLALFTEESADKPAEE comes from the coding sequence ATGGCCACCATGGCGACGACAGCAGGTGAGAACGGGAGCGCCCGGAACTGGACCTTCCTCACCAACCACGGTCATGTCCTGCTGGCGATCGCGCGCAATCCCACCGCGCGCCTGCGCGACGTGGCCGACGAGGTGGGCGTGACCGAACGCGCCGCCCAGGCGATCGTCGCGGACCTGGAGGCCGGCGGTTACCTGCGGCGGACCCGGGTCGGCCGGCGCAACGAGTACACCGTCAACCCCAGCGGCCACTTCCGGCACCCGGCCGAGGCCGACCAGCAGGTCGGTGCCCTGCTCGCGCTCTTCACCGAGGAATCGGCCGACAAGCCCGCCGAGGAGTGA